A single window of Apodemus sylvaticus chromosome 4, mApoSyl1.1, whole genome shotgun sequence DNA harbors:
- the Alpk1 gene encoding alpha-protein kinase 1 isoform X1, whose product MNNQDTVASILHECKQVLDRLLLETPDVSTEDECEDQRCRASLPGELRTLIQEAKEMKWPFVPEKWQYKQTMSPEDKTNLQDVIGAGLQQLLAALRASILVQDCAAASAIVFLMDRFLYGLDVSGKLLQVAKGLHKLQPATPIAPQVVIRQARVSVNSGKLLKAEYILSSLISNNGATGTWLYRNESDKVLVQSVCIQIRGQILQKLGMWYEAAGLIWASIIGYLTLPQPDKKGISTSLGILADIFVSMSKTDYEKFKKSPKVNLALLKEFDHHLLSAAEACKLAAAFSAYTPLFVLTAVNIRGTCLLSYSCSADCPPGMKSVYLCEAKEAFEIGLLTKKDGELVSGKQELHSLIKAAFGLATVHCRLHGETDAVRAARQLCNDAMGKLYTFSLSPTSLDREALSQEIMSLISQVKGHLQVQSFPNLDDRSYVPESFECGLDRLVLHGHVDFQQILETYSQHHTSVCEVFENTCGNSKSNQRDTKPEVCITTLKTETNTAETMSATLERVCSQDSKSAASSKMSDQDQEKRKRGGRRSWTHSEAFRVSLDQDMGTETEPPNHSNGGADVSSKSLRDSSSSSSWSRLSGLSSSTSWEEVSCAAQDIVRKESSQEEHLVDTQCSTAESEEPKRDGSRRGTYVLFSKLHGVPLQTTEDHNLESSERQLHKRTPILPLNTTDICLASGAGLVETPEGSKNTSLQPSRSCSSDSWSLSSSGRFMDVTTNPSVREEENSGIIGDFPESKCDFKDWHGEKNGEKLTEIFTRPELTFAPSSVDPEGETAESTDDGPSPSQAALGCLEDSHSMSTCRTFFLDGSIQNAASAKTGCPVKDQTVDPDASTVDEEGQMLDSTEVHPISQDGAHRPCALRSSQSEEGPKSFANGSSPSPDFDEDCSTTEDGKELGSLLKSSQNSSSLSQWWLKSPAFSRSSSEGGSSWSLLNSSRSSFVSLPGQTSQEILEARTLQPDDLEKLLAGVRHDWLLQRLENTGVLKSNQLQQAHSALLLKYSKKSELWTAQETVVYLGDYLNVKKKGKQRNAFWVHYLHQEETLGRYVGKEYKERKGLRYHFADVERQMTAQHYVTEFNKRLYEQKIPTQIFYIPSTILLILEDRTIKGCISVEPYILGEFVKLSNNTKVVKTEYKATEYGLAYGHFSYEYSNHKDVVVDLQGWVTGNGKGLIYLTDPQIHSVDQKDITTNFGKRGIFYFFNNQHASCNEICRRLSLTRPLLEQTSKI is encoded by the exons GCGGCCCTGAGAGCTTCCATCCTTGTCCAGGACTGTGCTGCCGCCTCCGCTATTGTCTTCTTGATGGACCGGTTCCTGTATGGACTCGACGTCTCGGGAAAACTCCTGCAGGTCGCCAAAGGCTTGCACAAACTGCAGCCCGCAACGCCCATTGCCCCGCAGGTGGTCATCCGCCAAGCCCGGGTCTCCGTCAACTCAG GGAAGCTGCTGAAGGCCGAGTACATCCTGAGCAGCCTCATAAGCAACAACGGAGCAACCG GTACCTGGCTGTATAGGAATGAGAGTGACAAGGTCCTGGTACAGTCGGTCTGCATACAGATCAGAGGGCAAATTCTGCAGAAGCTAG GCATGTGGTATGAAGCGGCTGGATTGATATGGGCCTCCATCATAGGCTATTTGACACTCCCTCAGCCAGATAAGAAG GGCATTTCCACATCACTGGGCATACTGGCAGACATCTTTGTTTCCATGAGCAAAACCGATTACGAAAAGTTTAAGAAGAGCCCGAAGGTTAACCTG GCCTTGCTCAAGGAGTTTGACCACCATTTGTTGTCAGCCGCAGAAGCCTGCAAACTGGCAGCCGCCTTCAGTGCTTACACGCCCCTGTTTGTGCTCACGGCTGTG AATATCCGCGGCACATGTTTGTTGTCATACAGCTGTTCTGCTGACTGCCCTCCAGGAATGAaaagtgtatatctgtgtgaagcCAAAGAAGCTTTTGAGATTGGCCTCCTGACCAAGAAAGATGGCGAGCTGGTTAGTGGAAAGCAGGAGCTACACAGCCTCATCAAAGCTGCTTTCGGACTCGCCACGGTGCACTGCAGACTCCACGGGGAGACAGATGCAGTTCGAGCGGCAAGGCAGCTATGCAATGACGCTATGGGCAAGCTCTACACCTTCAGCCTTTCCCCCACAAGCCTggacagagaagccctgtctcaggaGATCATGTCTCTCATCAGCCAGGTGAAGGGACATCTACAAGTTCAAAGCTTCCCAAATTTAGATGACAGATCTTATGTCCCGGAGAGTTTCGAGTGTGGTTTAGATAGGCTCGTCTTACACGGGCATGTGGATTTCCAACAAATTCTTGAAACCTATTCCCAGCACCATACTTCAGTGTGCGAGGTGTTTGAAAACACTTGTGGGAACAGCAAGAGCAACCAGAGAGACACAAAACCAGAGGTCTGTATCACCACTctaaagacagaaacaaacacagcagAGACAATGAGTGCTACTCTAGAGAGAGTGTGCTCCCAAGACAGCAAGAGTGCTGCTTCTTCCAAAATGTCTGATCAAGATCAAGAGAAGCgcaaaagaggaggaaggaggagctggaCCCATTCCGAGGCATTTCGAGTCTCCCTGGATCAAGATATGGGCACTGAGACGGAGCCACCAAACCACAGCAATGGCGGGGCAGACGTTTCCAGCAAGTCTCTGAGAGACAGCTCTAGCTCTAGTTCTTGGAGCAGACTGTCGGGGCTCAGCTCTTCCACAAGCTGGGAGGAAGTTAGCTGCGCTGCTCAGGATATAGTAAGGAAAGAATCTAGTCAAGAAGAACATCTCGTGGACACTCAGTGCTCCACGGCAGAGTCTGAGGAGCCCAAGAGGGACGGAAGCCGAAGAGGTACATATGTATTGTTTTCAAAGCTCCATGGTGTCCCTCTTCAGACAACTGAAGATCACAACTTAGAGTCTTCTGAAAGGCAGCTACACAAACGCACACCCATTCTTCCTCTCAACACAACAGATATTTGTTTGGCCTCAGGGGCAGGGCTGGTAGAAACCCCTGAAGGATCTAAAAATACTTCTCTTCAGCCAAGTCGTTCATGCAGTTCTGATTCCTGGTCCTTGTCTAGTTCGGGCAGGTTCATGGATGTGACCACAAATCCTTCAGTTCGGGAAGAAGAAAACTCTGGAATAATTGGTGATTTCCCAGAATCCAAGTGTGACTTTAAAGACTGGCATGGAGAAAAGAATGGGGAGAAACTCACTGAAATATTCACAAGGCCTGAATTAACATTTGCCCCCTCCTCGGTCGACCCGGAAGGAGAAACAGCAGAAAGCACAGATGACGGACCATCACCCTCTCAGGCAGCCCTAGGATGTTTAGAAGACAGCCATTCAATGTCTACATGTAGGACTTTCTTTCTAGATGGGTCTATTCAAAATGCTGCCTCAGCAAAGACTGGCTGCCCAGTCAAAGACCAGACTGTCGACCCGGATGCGTCTACGGTGGATGAGGAGGGCCAAATGCTTGACAGCACAGAGGTTCACCCCATTAGCCAAGATGGCGCTCACAGGCCATGTGCTTTGAGGTCCAGTCAGAGTGAAGAGGGGCCAAAGTCCTTTGCAAATGGCTCCAGTCCTTCCCCTGACTTTGATGAGGACTGCAGCACCACCGAGGATGGGAAGGAACTTGGGAGCCTGCTGAAGAGCAGCCAGAACTCCAGCTCACTCTCACAGTGGTGGCTAAAATCACCAGCCTTTTCCCGCAGTTCGTCTGAGGGGGGAAGCTCCTGGTCTCTCCTGAACTCTAGCAGAAGTTCCTTCGTCTCATTGCCAGGACAGACCAGTCAGGAGATCCTTGAGGCTCGCACCCTACAGCCTGATGACCTTGAAAAACTTCTGGCAGGTGTGAGGCATGATTGGCTGCTTCAGAGGCTGGAGAATACAGGAGTCTTGAAGTCCAATCAACTCCAACAAGCGCACA GTGCCCTTCTGCTAAAGTACTCCAAAAAGTCTGAGTTGTGGACAGCCCAGGAGACTGTGGTGTATCTGGGAGACTACCTGAACGTGAAGAAGAAGGGCAAGCAGAGAAATGCATTTTGGGTCCACTATCTCCATCAAGAGGAAACCCTGGGGAG ATACGTTGGGAAGGAATACAAGGAGCGGAAGGGGCTCCGGTACCACTTCGCTGATGTGGAGCGTCAGATGACAGCACAGCACTATGTGACAGAGTTTAACAAGAGACTCTACGAGCAAAAGATTCCAACGCAGATATTCTACATCCCGTCTACAATATTGCTG ATTTTGGAAGACAGGACTATAAAGGGATGCATCAGTGTGGAGCCTTACATACTGGGAGAATTTGTCAAGCTATCAAATAACACAAAAGTAGTCAAAACTGAGTACAAGGCTACAGAATATGGCTTGGCCTATGGCCATTTTTCTTATGAGTATTCTAACCATAAAGATGTTGTGGTTGATTTACAAG GCTGGGTGACTGGTAATGGAAAAGGCCTCATCTATCTCACAGATCCTcagattcactctgtagatcagaaaGACATTACTACAAACTTTGGAAAGCGAGGAATATTTTACTTCTTTAATAACCAACATGCAAGCTGTAATGAAATATGCCGTCGTCTTTCTCTGACTAGACCTCTACTAGAGCAAACAAGTAAGATATAG
- the Alpk1 gene encoding alpha-protein kinase 1 isoform X2, translating to MSASKCWIASCWKRQMCLQRMSVRTSGAEAALRASILVQDCAAASAIVFLMDRFLYGLDVSGKLLQVAKGLHKLQPATPIAPQVVIRQARVSVNSGKLLKAEYILSSLISNNGATGTWLYRNESDKVLVQSVCIQIRGQILQKLGMWYEAAGLIWASIIGYLTLPQPDKKGISTSLGILADIFVSMSKTDYEKFKKSPKVNLALLKEFDHHLLSAAEACKLAAAFSAYTPLFVLTAVNIRGTCLLSYSCSADCPPGMKSVYLCEAKEAFEIGLLTKKDGELVSGKQELHSLIKAAFGLATVHCRLHGETDAVRAARQLCNDAMGKLYTFSLSPTSLDREALSQEIMSLISQVKGHLQVQSFPNLDDRSYVPESFECGLDRLVLHGHVDFQQILETYSQHHTSVCEVFENTCGNSKSNQRDTKPEVCITTLKTETNTAETMSATLERVCSQDSKSAASSKMSDQDQEKRKRGGRRSWTHSEAFRVSLDQDMGTETEPPNHSNGGADVSSKSLRDSSSSSSWSRLSGLSSSTSWEEVSCAAQDIVRKESSQEEHLVDTQCSTAESEEPKRDGSRRGTYVLFSKLHGVPLQTTEDHNLESSERQLHKRTPILPLNTTDICLASGAGLVETPEGSKNTSLQPSRSCSSDSWSLSSSGRFMDVTTNPSVREEENSGIIGDFPESKCDFKDWHGEKNGEKLTEIFTRPELTFAPSSVDPEGETAESTDDGPSPSQAALGCLEDSHSMSTCRTFFLDGSIQNAASAKTGCPVKDQTVDPDASTVDEEGQMLDSTEVHPISQDGAHRPCALRSSQSEEGPKSFANGSSPSPDFDEDCSTTEDGKELGSLLKSSQNSSSLSQWWLKSPAFSRSSSEGGSSWSLLNSSRSSFVSLPGQTSQEILEARTLQPDDLEKLLAGVRHDWLLQRLENTGVLKSNQLQQAHSALLLKYSKKSELWTAQETVVYLGDYLNVKKKGKQRNAFWVHYLHQEETLGRYVGKEYKERKGLRYHFADVERQMTAQHYVTEFNKRLYEQKIPTQIFYIPSTILLILEDRTIKGCISVEPYILGEFVKLSNNTKVVKTEYKATEYGLAYGHFSYEYSNHKDVVVDLQGWVTGNGKGLIYLTDPQIHSVDQKDITTNFGKRGIFYFFNNQHASCNEICRRLSLTRPLLEQTSKI from the exons GCGGCCCTGAGAGCTTCCATCCTTGTCCAGGACTGTGCTGCCGCCTCCGCTATTGTCTTCTTGATGGACCGGTTCCTGTATGGACTCGACGTCTCGGGAAAACTCCTGCAGGTCGCCAAAGGCTTGCACAAACTGCAGCCCGCAACGCCCATTGCCCCGCAGGTGGTCATCCGCCAAGCCCGGGTCTCCGTCAACTCAG GGAAGCTGCTGAAGGCCGAGTACATCCTGAGCAGCCTCATAAGCAACAACGGAGCAACCG GTACCTGGCTGTATAGGAATGAGAGTGACAAGGTCCTGGTACAGTCGGTCTGCATACAGATCAGAGGGCAAATTCTGCAGAAGCTAG GCATGTGGTATGAAGCGGCTGGATTGATATGGGCCTCCATCATAGGCTATTTGACACTCCCTCAGCCAGATAAGAAG GGCATTTCCACATCACTGGGCATACTGGCAGACATCTTTGTTTCCATGAGCAAAACCGATTACGAAAAGTTTAAGAAGAGCCCGAAGGTTAACCTG GCCTTGCTCAAGGAGTTTGACCACCATTTGTTGTCAGCCGCAGAAGCCTGCAAACTGGCAGCCGCCTTCAGTGCTTACACGCCCCTGTTTGTGCTCACGGCTGTG AATATCCGCGGCACATGTTTGTTGTCATACAGCTGTTCTGCTGACTGCCCTCCAGGAATGAaaagtgtatatctgtgtgaagcCAAAGAAGCTTTTGAGATTGGCCTCCTGACCAAGAAAGATGGCGAGCTGGTTAGTGGAAAGCAGGAGCTACACAGCCTCATCAAAGCTGCTTTCGGACTCGCCACGGTGCACTGCAGACTCCACGGGGAGACAGATGCAGTTCGAGCGGCAAGGCAGCTATGCAATGACGCTATGGGCAAGCTCTACACCTTCAGCCTTTCCCCCACAAGCCTggacagagaagccctgtctcaggaGATCATGTCTCTCATCAGCCAGGTGAAGGGACATCTACAAGTTCAAAGCTTCCCAAATTTAGATGACAGATCTTATGTCCCGGAGAGTTTCGAGTGTGGTTTAGATAGGCTCGTCTTACACGGGCATGTGGATTTCCAACAAATTCTTGAAACCTATTCCCAGCACCATACTTCAGTGTGCGAGGTGTTTGAAAACACTTGTGGGAACAGCAAGAGCAACCAGAGAGACACAAAACCAGAGGTCTGTATCACCACTctaaagacagaaacaaacacagcagAGACAATGAGTGCTACTCTAGAGAGAGTGTGCTCCCAAGACAGCAAGAGTGCTGCTTCTTCCAAAATGTCTGATCAAGATCAAGAGAAGCgcaaaagaggaggaaggaggagctggaCCCATTCCGAGGCATTTCGAGTCTCCCTGGATCAAGATATGGGCACTGAGACGGAGCCACCAAACCACAGCAATGGCGGGGCAGACGTTTCCAGCAAGTCTCTGAGAGACAGCTCTAGCTCTAGTTCTTGGAGCAGACTGTCGGGGCTCAGCTCTTCCACAAGCTGGGAGGAAGTTAGCTGCGCTGCTCAGGATATAGTAAGGAAAGAATCTAGTCAAGAAGAACATCTCGTGGACACTCAGTGCTCCACGGCAGAGTCTGAGGAGCCCAAGAGGGACGGAAGCCGAAGAGGTACATATGTATTGTTTTCAAAGCTCCATGGTGTCCCTCTTCAGACAACTGAAGATCACAACTTAGAGTCTTCTGAAAGGCAGCTACACAAACGCACACCCATTCTTCCTCTCAACACAACAGATATTTGTTTGGCCTCAGGGGCAGGGCTGGTAGAAACCCCTGAAGGATCTAAAAATACTTCTCTTCAGCCAAGTCGTTCATGCAGTTCTGATTCCTGGTCCTTGTCTAGTTCGGGCAGGTTCATGGATGTGACCACAAATCCTTCAGTTCGGGAAGAAGAAAACTCTGGAATAATTGGTGATTTCCCAGAATCCAAGTGTGACTTTAAAGACTGGCATGGAGAAAAGAATGGGGAGAAACTCACTGAAATATTCACAAGGCCTGAATTAACATTTGCCCCCTCCTCGGTCGACCCGGAAGGAGAAACAGCAGAAAGCACAGATGACGGACCATCACCCTCTCAGGCAGCCCTAGGATGTTTAGAAGACAGCCATTCAATGTCTACATGTAGGACTTTCTTTCTAGATGGGTCTATTCAAAATGCTGCCTCAGCAAAGACTGGCTGCCCAGTCAAAGACCAGACTGTCGACCCGGATGCGTCTACGGTGGATGAGGAGGGCCAAATGCTTGACAGCACAGAGGTTCACCCCATTAGCCAAGATGGCGCTCACAGGCCATGTGCTTTGAGGTCCAGTCAGAGTGAAGAGGGGCCAAAGTCCTTTGCAAATGGCTCCAGTCCTTCCCCTGACTTTGATGAGGACTGCAGCACCACCGAGGATGGGAAGGAACTTGGGAGCCTGCTGAAGAGCAGCCAGAACTCCAGCTCACTCTCACAGTGGTGGCTAAAATCACCAGCCTTTTCCCGCAGTTCGTCTGAGGGGGGAAGCTCCTGGTCTCTCCTGAACTCTAGCAGAAGTTCCTTCGTCTCATTGCCAGGACAGACCAGTCAGGAGATCCTTGAGGCTCGCACCCTACAGCCTGATGACCTTGAAAAACTTCTGGCAGGTGTGAGGCATGATTGGCTGCTTCAGAGGCTGGAGAATACAGGAGTCTTGAAGTCCAATCAACTCCAACAAGCGCACA GTGCCCTTCTGCTAAAGTACTCCAAAAAGTCTGAGTTGTGGACAGCCCAGGAGACTGTGGTGTATCTGGGAGACTACCTGAACGTGAAGAAGAAGGGCAAGCAGAGAAATGCATTTTGGGTCCACTATCTCCATCAAGAGGAAACCCTGGGGAG ATACGTTGGGAAGGAATACAAGGAGCGGAAGGGGCTCCGGTACCACTTCGCTGATGTGGAGCGTCAGATGACAGCACAGCACTATGTGACAGAGTTTAACAAGAGACTCTACGAGCAAAAGATTCCAACGCAGATATTCTACATCCCGTCTACAATATTGCTG ATTTTGGAAGACAGGACTATAAAGGGATGCATCAGTGTGGAGCCTTACATACTGGGAGAATTTGTCAAGCTATCAAATAACACAAAAGTAGTCAAAACTGAGTACAAGGCTACAGAATATGGCTTGGCCTATGGCCATTTTTCTTATGAGTATTCTAACCATAAAGATGTTGTGGTTGATTTACAAG GCTGGGTGACTGGTAATGGAAAAGGCCTCATCTATCTCACAGATCCTcagattcactctgtagatcagaaaGACATTACTACAAACTTTGGAAAGCGAGGAATATTTTACTTCTTTAATAACCAACATGCAAGCTGTAATGAAATATGCCGTCGTCTTTCTCTGACTAGACCTCTACTAGAGCAAACAAGTAAGATATAG